Proteins from one Patescibacteria group bacterium genomic window:
- the gatB gene encoding Asp-tRNA(Asn)/Glu-tRNA(Gln) amidotransferase subunit GatB, whose product MAKYQTIIGLEIHLQLKTKSKMFCHCSNASDGKEPNTLVCPICLGHPGTLPTVNKEAVKMGLMMALALNCKINKISKFDRKNYFYPDLPKGYQISQFDEPLAHDGHLVIEIDEQKWSIGIERLHLEEDAAKNIHSTGKTLVDFNRGGTPLAEIVTQPDFKSPKEAKEFLIELRLIARYLGVSDADMEKGHMRCDANISLRPMGDHDYYAKTEVKNLNSFKAVEKALLFEEKRQAKLWEAKTPPQKTETRGWDEDKEETILQRTKEGSSDYRYFPEPDLPLLHISENLLTEVQSMMPELPLHRKDRFVTEYRLSSKDAWELINQRIWANYYENVMSDLRAWMFKSKGLGEDSKEAETLWQEHKAKLSKLAYSWITSELFGLIKGKFKIEDLKISAENMSELLTLIYEKKINSSAGQIILKEMFNGADDDPSHIAERLDLAQIEDDMTLDGIVIKVIMSNPEQVKEYQAGKAAVLKFLLGLVMKESRGKANPQKAEEMLKEKLSS is encoded by the coding sequence GTGGCTAAATACCAAACAATTATAGGTTTAGAGATTCATTTGCAACTCAAGACAAAGAGTAAGATGTTTTGTCATTGTTCCAATGCCAGTGATGGTAAGGAGCCAAATACTTTGGTGTGCCCAATTTGTTTGGGTCATCCGGGCACACTTCCAACAGTCAATAAAGAGGCAGTCAAGATGGGTTTGATGATGGCTTTGGCTTTGAATTGTAAGATAAATAAAATATCAAAGTTTGACAGAAAAAATTATTTTTATCCTGATTTGCCAAAAGGCTATCAGATATCTCAGTTTGATGAGCCTTTGGCTCATGATGGGCACTTGGTTATTGAAATAGATGAGCAAAAATGGAGTATTGGTATAGAGAGACTACATCTAGAGGAGGACGCTGCCAAAAATATACATAGCACAGGTAAGACTTTGGTAGATTTTAACCGTGGTGGCACACCACTAGCTGAGATTGTCACTCAACCGGACTTTAAGAGCCCTAAGGAAGCCAAAGAATTTTTAATTGAGCTTCGTCTGATTGCCAGATATTTGGGAGTTTCTGATGCTGATATGGAAAAAGGCCACATGAGATGTGATGCCAATATATCACTAAGGCCAATGGGTGATCATGATTATTATGCCAAAACAGAAGTTAAAAATCTAAACTCATTTAAAGCTGTAGAAAAAGCTTTGCTGTTTGAAGAAAAACGACAGGCCAAACTATGGGAGGCCAAGACTCCACCACAAAAGACAGAAACTCGCGGTTGGGACGAAGACAAAGAAGAAACAATCCTTCAGCGTACCAAAGAGGGCTCGTCTGATTATCGGTATTTTCCGGAGCCAGATTTGCCCCTTTTGCATATTAGTGAAAATTTGCTGACTGAAGTGCAAAGTATGATGCCGGAACTACCGCTTCATAGAAAAGACCGCTTTGTTACAGAATATCGCCTTAGCTCAAAAGATGCTTGGGAGCTTATCAATCAAAGAATCTGGGCAAATTATTATGAAAATGTAATGTCCGATTTGCGGGCTTGGATGTTTAAGTCCAAAGGGCTAGGAGAAGATAGTAAAGAGGCTGAAACTCTTTGGCAGGAACATAAAGCTAAATTATCTAAACTAGCTTATAGTTGGATTACTAGTGAGCTTTTTGGTCTGATAAAAGGCAAATTCAAGATAGAGGATTTGAAAATCAGTGCCGAAAATATGTCTGAGCTTTTGACGCTTATTTATGAAAAGAAAATAAACAGCTCTGCTGGACAGATAATTCTAAAAGAAATGTTTAATGGAGCTGATGACGACCCCTCTCACATTGCCGAGCGTCTTGACCTAGCTCAGATTGAGGATGATATGACTTTAGATGGTATTGTAATAAAAGTAATAATGAGCAATCCTGAGCAAGTCAAAGAATATCAGGCCGGCAAAGCAGCTGTGCTCAAGTTTTTACTTGGTCTGGTTATGAAAGAGAGTAGGGGTAAAGCCAATCCGCAAAAAGCTGAGGAAATGCTCAAAGAAAAATTAAGCTCTTGA
- a CDS encoding thymidylate kinase, whose translation MSKGKLIVIEGGDGSGKTTQFNLLKEKLIKDGQLIEIVDFPRYGQPAAVMVEKYLNGDFGAAKDVGAYRASIFYAMDRYDASFDMKRWLEDGKIVLANRYATSNMVHQAGKIKDQKERDIFLDWLDELEFNIFAIPRPDVVFFMNVSAEISQNLALSKDGRHDNLKSKNDIHENDLNHLRDALEAGQYVAKKYNWEIIDCDDGTGHMRTIDSIHDEVCQKLKKYI comes from the coding sequence ATGTCAAAAGGAAAATTAATAGTCATAGAAGGCGGTGATGGCAGTGGTAAAACTACTCAATTTAATTTGCTCAAAGAAAAGCTAATCAAAGATGGGCAGCTTATAGAAATCGTAGATTTTCCACGTTACGGACAGCCAGCGGCAGTCATGGTAGAAAAATACCTCAATGGTGATTTTGGCGCTGCCAAAGACGTAGGGGCTTATCGGGCTAGTATTTTTTATGCTATGGACAGATACGATGCTTCTTTTGATATGAAGAGATGGCTGGAAGATGGTAAAATTGTACTAGCCAATCGCTATGCTACATCTAATATGGTCCATCAGGCCGGCAAGATCAAAGATCAAAAAGAGCGAGATATATTTTTGGATTGGTTGGATGAGTTGGAATTTAATATTTTTGCAATTCCTAGACCAGATGTAGTATTTTTTATGAATGTTTCAGCAGAGATTTCTCAAAATTTGGCACTTAGCAAAGATGGTCGTCATGACAATCTCAAATCAAAAAATGATATACATGAGAATGATTTAAATCATTTACGTGATGCTCTTGAGGCTGGACAATATGTGGCCAAAAAATATAATTGGGAAATAATAGACTGTGATGATGGTACTGGACATATGAGAACAATAGATAGCATTCACGATGAAGTTTGTCAGAAGTTAAAAAAATATATATAG
- a CDS encoding dihydrofolate reductase, producing the protein MTISLIAAIARDRGIGYKNKLLVHLPPDLQHFKKITQGHMVIMGQTTYQSMGKALPNRQNIVLTLDKDWKVDDAVVLHSIEEAIEYAKASGDDEIFFIGGASIYRQSIKYADKLYLTIIDKTFEADTYFPEYDEFKNIVSESETQEYEGTKFKYLELTR; encoded by the coding sequence ATGACAATAAGTTTAATAGCAGCCATAGCCCGTGACAGAGGTATTGGTTACAAAAATAAATTATTGGTGCATTTGCCACCGGATTTGCAGCATTTTAAAAAAATTACTCAGGGGCACATGGTCATCATGGGGCAAACTACTTACCAATCTATGGGTAAGGCCCTACCCAATAGACAAAATATAGTGCTTACTTTGGACAAAGATTGGAAAGTGGATGATGCAGTGGTGCTACATTCTATAGAAGAGGCCATTGAATATGCCAAGGCATCAGGCGATGATGAAATTTTTTTTATTGGTGGTGCCTCAATATATAGACAATCTATCAAGTATGCTGACAAGTTGTATTTGACTATCATAGACAAGACTTTTGAAGCAGATACTTATTTTCCGGAGTACGATGAATTTAAAAATATTGTTTCAGAATCAGAAACACAAGAATACGAAGGCACAAAGTTTAAATATTTAGAATTGACCAGATAA
- the dut gene encoding dUTP diphosphatase, translating into MKIKAKKIYPDAQMPQTMRPGDAAMDFYSYRDYEIKPGERIIVETGIAIAIPDGYWGNVRDRGGLPAKHGIHTMGGVFDSNFRGEVQIIMINLGQETYKIAKGHRICQMIIERHETVELEEVDELDETNRGDNMLASSGY; encoded by the coding sequence GTGAAAATAAAAGCTAAAAAAATATATCCAGATGCCCAGATGCCCCAGACTATGAGGCCAGGCGACGCAGCGATGGATTTTTATAGTTATCGTGATTATGAAATCAAACCTGGCGAAAGGATAATAGTAGAAACTGGCATTGCTATTGCTATTCCAGACGGCTATTGGGGCAATGTCAGGGATCGTGGAGGTCTGCCAGCCAAACACGGCATTCACACTATGGGCGGAGTTTTTGATTCCAATTTTCGTGGTGAAGTGCAAATCATTATGATTAATCTAGGGCAAGAAACTTACAAAATAGCTAAAGGTCACCGTATTTGTCAGATGATTATAGAGCGTCATGAAACAGTAGAACTAGAAGAAGTAGATGAGCTTGATGAAACAAACAGGGGAGATAATATGCTGGCCTCAAGTGGTTATTAA
- a CDS encoding thymidylate synthase — protein MKQYLQLLQKIMDEGVDKSDRTGVGTRSVFGAQARFDLSEGFPLLTTKKVFLKGIIHELIWFVRGDTNIKYLVDNGVRIWNEWPYQKYLEANGLADKYPKYTPEWEEKMQEFVDNVKNDDEFAKKWGDLGPVYGKQWRDFGGVDQLKDVIERLKTNPNDRRMIVSAWNPPEIPKMALPPCHLLYQFYVADGKLSLQMYQRSCDTFLGVPFNIASYSLLLMMVAQVVGLKPGVFVHVYGDLHIYSNHFDQVKEQLSREPRQLPIMKINSDVKNIEDFKFEDFTLEGYDPYPIIKAPIAV, from the coding sequence ATGAAACAATATTTACAACTACTTCAAAAAATAATGGATGAGGGCGTAGACAAAAGTGACCGTACTGGTGTAGGTACGCGTAGTGTTTTTGGTGCTCAGGCCAGATTTGATTTGTCCGAAGGCTTTCCATTACTCACTACCAAAAAAGTATTTTTAAAAGGAATAATTCATGAGCTTATCTGGTTTGTCAGGGGGGATACCAATATCAAATATTTGGTAGACAATGGTGTGCGTATTTGGAATGAGTGGCCATACCAAAAATATCTGGAAGCCAATGGATTGGCAGATAAATATCCAAAATATACACCTGAGTGGGAAGAAAAAATGCAAGAGTTTGTAGATAATGTAAAAAATGATGACGAGTTTGCCAAAAAGTGGGGTGATCTCGGTCCAGTTTATGGCAAACAGTGGCGTGATTTTGGCGGGGTAGACCAACTCAAGGATGTGATTGAAAGATTAAAAACAAACCCCAATGACAGGCGTATGATAGTGTCTGCTTGGAATCCACCAGAAATCCCCAAGATGGCTTTGCCACCTTGTCATTTGCTTTACCAATTTTATGTAGCTGACGGTAAATTGTCACTACAAATGTATCAAAGGAGCTGTGACACATTTTTGGGTGTGCCTTTTAATATTGCTTCTTATTCGTTGCTTTTGATGATGGTAGCTCAAGTAGTTGGTTTGAAACCCGGTGTATTCGTTCATGTCTATGGTGATTTGCATATTTATAGCAATCATTTTGACCAGGTTAAAGAACAATTATCACGTGAGCCAAGACAACTTCCGATCATGAAAATAAATTCAGATGTCAAAAATATTGAAGATTTTAAATTTGAAGATTTTACATTAGAGGGCTATGATCCATATCCTATTATAAAAGCACCAATTGCAGTTTAA